A single window of Prochlorococcus marinus XMU1410 DNA harbors:
- the ftsZ gene encoding cell division protein FtsZ, whose product MSFGNNPNFDQSREILPSQNAKIEVIGVGGGGSNAVNRMINSDLEGVSFRVLNTDAQALLQSSAESRVQLGQNLTRGLGAGGNPSIGQKAAEESKEELQQALEGSDLVFIAAGMGGGTGTGAAPVVAEVAKQSGALTVGIVTKPFSFEGKRRMRQAEEGIARLAENVDTLIVIPNDRLKDVIAGAPLQEAFRNADDVLRMGVKGISDIITCPGLVNVDFADVRSVMTEAGTALLGIGIGSGRSRAIEAAQAAMNSPLLEAARIDGAKGCVINITGGKDMTLEDMTSASEIIYDVVDQEANIIVGAVVDEAMEGEIQVTVIATGFETTQPLNQQRIKNRLSNQPLYNYSDNKESGASIPEFLRLRQNKKDIG is encoded by the coding sequence ATGAGCTTCGGTAACAATCCAAACTTTGATCAATCGAGAGAAATCCTTCCAAGCCAAAACGCCAAAATAGAAGTTATTGGTGTAGGTGGTGGTGGCAGTAATGCGGTCAATAGAATGATAAATAGTGATTTAGAAGGTGTTTCATTTAGAGTCCTCAATACCGATGCACAAGCCCTACTGCAATCATCTGCAGAGAGTAGAGTTCAACTTGGACAAAATCTCACTAGAGGTTTAGGTGCAGGTGGAAATCCAAGTATTGGTCAAAAAGCAGCCGAAGAATCTAAAGAAGAGCTTCAACAAGCTTTAGAGGGATCTGATCTAGTTTTTATAGCCGCTGGTATGGGTGGAGGAACTGGTACAGGAGCAGCACCAGTTGTCGCTGAAGTAGCCAAACAAAGTGGCGCTCTGACAGTAGGTATAGTAACCAAACCATTTTCTTTTGAAGGAAAAAGAAGAATGCGTCAAGCAGAGGAGGGGATCGCAAGACTAGCTGAAAACGTCGATACTCTTATAGTTATTCCAAATGACCGATTAAAAGACGTTATAGCAGGAGCTCCTCTTCAAGAAGCATTTAGGAATGCTGATGATGTTCTAAGGATGGGCGTCAAAGGCATTAGTGACATAATTACTTGCCCAGGATTAGTTAATGTTGATTTTGCAGACGTAAGATCAGTTATGACTGAAGCTGGCACTGCTCTTTTAGGAATAGGCATAGGTTCAGGAAGATCGAGAGCTATAGAGGCAGCACAGGCAGCAATGAATAGCCCTTTATTGGAAGCAGCTAGAATTGATGGAGCTAAAGGCTGCGTTATAAATATTACTGGTGGCAAAGACATGACTTTAGAAGACATGACCTCCGCATCTGAAATTATTTATGATGTTGTTGATCAAGAAGCAAATATTATTGTTGGTGCAGTGGTCGATGAAGCAATGGAAGGGGAGATACAAGTCACTGTAATTGCTACAGGATTTGAAACAACCCAACCATTAAACCAGCAAAGAATTAAAAACAGATTATCTAATCAACCCTTATATAATTATTCCGACAATAAAGAATCTGGAGCCAGTATTCCTGAGTTTTTGAGATTAAGGCAAAATAAAAAAGATATAGGTTAA
- a CDS encoding D-alanine--D-alanine ligase family protein — MFGGKKKCIGLIFGGNSNEHEVSISSAKTVYKAFNSEINKESFTVKAFYINKYGDWLDSDSSEKILIGEIENNKTKKQEIFNQEKINFLEGIEFQNVDVWFPLLHGFNGEDGSIHGLLRFTKKPLVGCGIIGSALGMDKILMKTIFSNLKFPQVNYLVFQNEDLNDKEVKNKIINEILKKLNFPIFIKPSNSGSSLGISKVINESEILQALEKAREIDPRILIEEGLEVREIECGIIGNSKLLSSEIGEVNYESDWYDYDSKYHSNNKIIVPAEIDSIIAKEIKEIAIKSCRALNIFGFARVDFFLEKSSNKIFLNEINTIPGFTKNSMFPMLWEASGLKIEQLVAKLVDISLDL; from the coding sequence ATGTTTGGAGGTAAGAAAAAATGTATTGGGTTAATATTTGGCGGGAATTCCAATGAACATGAAGTATCGATATCCTCTGCAAAAACAGTTTATAAAGCATTTAATTCAGAAATAAACAAAGAAAGCTTTACAGTTAAAGCCTTTTACATAAATAAATATGGAGATTGGCTTGATAGTGATAGTTCAGAAAAAATCCTAATTGGTGAAATTGAAAACAATAAAACAAAAAAACAAGAAATTTTTAATCAAGAAAAAATTAACTTCCTTGAGGGAATTGAATTTCAAAATGTTGATGTTTGGTTTCCTCTTTTACATGGATTTAATGGAGAAGACGGATCAATTCATGGCTTACTTAGATTTACAAAGAAACCTTTAGTCGGATGTGGAATTATTGGCTCTGCACTTGGAATGGATAAAATATTAATGAAAACAATTTTCTCAAATCTTAAATTTCCACAAGTTAATTACCTAGTTTTCCAAAATGAAGATCTCAACGATAAGGAAGTAAAAAATAAAATAATTAATGAAATTTTAAAAAAATTAAATTTTCCTATTTTTATTAAACCATCGAACTCTGGATCATCTCTTGGTATCTCCAAAGTCATTAATGAATCAGAAATATTACAAGCATTAGAAAAGGCTCGGGAAATAGATCCAAGAATCTTAATAGAGGAAGGTTTAGAGGTAAGGGAGATTGAATGCGGAATAATTGGGAATTCAAAACTCTTATCCTCTGAGATAGGCGAGGTCAATTACGAAAGTGATTGGTATGATTACGATTCAAAATATCACTCAAATAATAAAATAATTGTTCCAGCCGAAATAGATTCTATAATCGCAAAAGAAATTAAAGAAATTGCTATTAAAAGTTGTAGAGCACTAAATATTTTCGGTTTTGCAAGAGTAGATTTCTTTCTAGAAAAATCTTCAAATAAAATTTTTCTAAATGAAATAAATACAATTCCTGGTTTTACAAAAAACAGTATGTTTCCAATGCTTTGGGAAGCTTCAGGTTTAAAAATTGAACAGCTTGTGGCTAAACTAGTTGATATATCACTAGATTTGTAA
- a CDS encoding FAD-binding oxidoreductase — protein MISKLKFIDKFREVKNLEIIENKSDVKRLSKDFYNYSPILTEKLDECIADLVVRPSDHIAVKEVAEICWELSIPLTLRGSGTGNYGQAVPLFKGVVMQMSHFNKLEEFDSETGFVKVQSGCVMGDLNKQLEKYGRELRLLPSTWKTATIGGFIAGGSGGIGSIRWGFLRDPGNLIGLEAVTMNEKPALLKFDAEESEPLNHAYGTNGIITSLLLATDIKRKWFSLVIDCIEFEKTIEILKTLTSAAIDLKLGAILEEEIVDQMPKWFKGKSRSHKILIQSTLGGIKTIDLICKKFKVESTLLGEEEKLVNGISEVVWNHTTLHMRSRDKNWTYLQMLLPLDNELELINFLRKKWGKKVLWHLEAVSQQGSPRLAALPVLKWNGAEELKEIMEDCKKLGAFIFNPHVLTVEGGGLGVVDADQVKAKLRFDPKGLLNPGKLEGWEVKEQFKI, from the coding sequence ATGATATCAAAACTTAAATTTATAGACAAATTTAGAGAAGTCAAAAACTTAGAGATCATTGAAAATAAATCCGATGTAAAAAGACTTTCAAAAGATTTTTATAACTACTCTCCAATCCTTACTGAAAAATTAGACGAATGTATTGCTGATTTGGTGGTAAGACCTAGTGATCATATAGCGGTAAAGGAAGTAGCAGAAATTTGTTGGGAATTATCTATCCCACTTACTTTAAGGGGTTCAGGTACAGGTAATTATGGACAAGCTGTCCCATTATTTAAAGGAGTTGTAATGCAGATGAGTCACTTTAATAAGTTAGAAGAATTTGATTCAGAAACAGGCTTTGTAAAAGTACAGTCTGGCTGTGTCATGGGAGATTTGAATAAACAATTAGAGAAATATGGTAGAGAATTGAGGTTGCTTCCTAGTACTTGGAAAACTGCAACAATTGGAGGTTTTATTGCAGGTGGATCAGGAGGTATTGGTTCGATTAGATGGGGATTTTTAAGAGATCCAGGAAATCTTATTGGTTTAGAGGCAGTAACAATGAATGAAAAACCTGCATTATTAAAATTTGATGCTGAAGAATCCGAACCTCTTAATCATGCTTATGGAACTAATGGAATAATTACTTCTTTATTACTTGCTACTGATATCAAACGTAAGTGGTTCTCATTAGTTATCGACTGTATTGAATTTGAAAAAACAATAGAAATATTAAAAACTCTTACTAGCGCAGCAATTGATCTGAAATTAGGAGCAATTCTTGAAGAAGAAATTGTAGATCAAATGCCAAAATGGTTTAAAGGTAAATCTAGAAGTCACAAGATATTAATCCAATCTACTCTTGGAGGAATAAAAACCATCGATCTAATTTGTAAAAAATTTAAAGTTGAATCTACCCTACTTGGGGAAGAAGAAAAACTCGTGAATGGAATTTCTGAAGTCGTATGGAATCATACAACTCTTCATATGAGGTCTAGGGACAAAAATTGGACGTATTTACAGATGCTTTTGCCACTTGATAATGAACTAGAATTAATTAATTTTTTGAGAAAAAAATGGGGTAAAAAAGTTCTTTGGCATTTAGAGGCAGTTTCTCAACAAGGATCACCGCGATTAGCGGCTTTGCCTGTATTAAAGTGGAATGGGGCAGAAGAATTAAAAGAAATAATGGAAGATTGCAAGAAACTTGGTGCGTTTATTTTTAATCCTCATGTTTTAACAGTTGAAGGAGGAGGTCTCGGGGTGGTGGATGCAGATCAAGTAAAAGCGAAATTAAGATTTGATCCTAAAGGGCTATTAAATCCAGGAAAATTGGAAGGTTGGGAAGTAAAAGAACAATTTAAAATTTAA
- a CDS encoding amidohydrolase family protein translates to MSNSGTAEVLIPRSLCLIEDIDNLIIDIEDLCSVSISWEDGFVSELKPLKDKIKKPKNILFPRFVETHSHFDKSFTWGEFPNLESNYGGALSVNLEEHKTRTTDKVLERVEKSLKLAIQNGYRAIRSHIDTYKGQSIDIWIELFKLQKKISSELTLQYVALAPLEFWDTTDGEDLAKIFSSSGGILGGVIVPPFNKKNTSKFLAKMLLLASKYKLEIDLHIDESIIEPGAGIKVLLKTIENLNINSIPIACSHLSSLISLSNREILNLGEKMAEKNIKVIALPLTNFWLLNRSNKNTSLKRPVAPIKQLQKSHVDVSLGSDNVQDPWYPFGNFDPFYTLSCWMPMLQLNPWERMTLSSIFLAPSRLLNLKWDGLIKKGCPADFVILDGQRWADVFSSNLKRKVFIKGDLHC, encoded by the coding sequence TTGAGTAATTCCGGTACAGCTGAGGTTCTGATTCCCAGAAGCCTTTGTTTAATAGAAGATATAGATAACCTCATTATCGATATAGAGGATTTATGTTCAGTTTCCATTAGTTGGGAGGATGGATTTGTTTCTGAGTTAAAGCCTTTAAAAGATAAAATTAAAAAACCAAAAAATATTTTATTCCCAAGATTTGTTGAAACGCATTCGCATTTTGATAAATCTTTTACATGGGGAGAATTTCCTAATCTGGAATCAAACTATGGAGGAGCATTATCAGTAAATCTTGAAGAACATAAAACTAGAACTACAGATAAGGTTCTTGAAAGAGTTGAGAAATCATTAAAACTTGCCATACAAAATGGATACCGTGCCATTAGAAGTCATATTGATACATACAAAGGTCAATCTATTGATATTTGGATTGAACTTTTTAAATTACAAAAAAAAATTTCATCTGAATTGACTTTACAATACGTTGCTCTAGCTCCATTGGAATTTTGGGATACAACTGATGGAGAAGATTTGGCAAAAATATTTTCCTCTAGTGGAGGTATTTTAGGAGGTGTTATCGTACCCCCTTTCAATAAAAAAAACACAAGCAAATTTCTCGCAAAGATGCTTCTTCTTGCGAGTAAATATAAATTAGAAATTGATTTGCATATAGATGAATCAATTATTGAACCTGGAGCGGGAATAAAAGTTTTATTAAAAACAATCGAAAATTTAAATATTAATAGTATTCCGATCGCTTGTAGTCATTTGAGTAGTCTTATTTCTCTAAGTAATAGAGAGATTTTAAATTTAGGTGAAAAAATGGCTGAGAAAAATATTAAGGTTATTGCCTTACCCCTCACAAATTTTTGGCTGCTCAATCGAAGTAATAAAAATACTTCATTAAAAAGACCAGTTGCGCCAATAAAGCAATTACAAAAATCACATGTGGATGTATCTCTTGGTAGTGATAATGTTCAAGACCCTTGGTACCCATTTGGTAATTTTGACCCTTTTTATACGTTGTCTTGCTGGATGCCTATGCTTCAACTAAATCCTTGGGAGAGAATGACTCTATCTTCTATTTTTTTAGCTCCAAGCAGATTATTAAATTTAAAATGGGATGGTTTAATTAAAAAAGGTTGTCCTGCTGATTTTGTGATTTTAGATGGACAAAGATGGGCAGATGTTTTTTCGAGCAATTTAAAGAGAAAAGTATTTATAAAAGGCGATTTGCATTGCTAA
- a CDS encoding ATP-dependent Clp protease proteolytic subunit, whose translation MTVSAPYYGENTVMRTPPPDLPSLLLKERIVYLGLPLFSDDDAKRQLGMDVTELIIAQLLYLEFEDPEKPIYFYINSTGTSWYTGDAVGFETEAFAICDTISYIKPPVHTICIGQAMGTAAVILSSGTKGQRAALPHASIVLHQPISGARGQATDIQIRAEEVLKNKKSMLEILSRNTGKTIEELSKDSDRMSYLNPQEALDYGVIDRILTSQKDFPNKI comes from the coding sequence ATGACTGTATCTGCTCCTTATTACGGCGAAAACACCGTTATGAGGACCCCGCCCCCTGATCTCCCCTCTCTTTTACTGAAAGAGCGAATTGTTTATCTCGGTTTACCATTATTTTCAGATGATGATGCGAAAAGACAACTAGGAATGGATGTTACTGAGCTAATCATTGCTCAACTTCTTTATTTAGAATTTGAGGATCCAGAAAAACCAATCTATTTCTATATCAATTCAACTGGGACAAGTTGGTACACTGGTGACGCAGTTGGTTTTGAAACAGAAGCTTTCGCTATCTGCGATACCATAAGTTATATTAAACCTCCAGTACATACAATATGTATCGGACAAGCAATGGGGACTGCTGCAGTTATACTTTCATCTGGCACCAAGGGACAAAGAGCCGCTCTTCCTCATGCCTCTATTGTTTTGCATCAACCTATTAGCGGGGCAAGAGGCCAAGCAACCGATATCCAAATAAGAGCTGAGGAAGTTTTGAAAAATAAAAAATCAATGCTTGAGATTTTATCTCGCAATACTGGAAAGACAATCGAAGAACTCTCAAAAGACTCTGACAGGATGAGTTATCTTAACCCCCAAGAAGCACTAGATTATGGAGTTATCGATAGAATACTCACAAGTCAAAAAGATTTCCCAAATAAAATTTAA
- the panB gene encoding 3-methyl-2-oxobutanoate hydroxymethyltransferase: MLPSDLVNYKKTSRKIIALTAWDSISGSIAEQANVDLVLVGDSLAMVCLGYKSTLPLTLENIIYHTNAVSRGFKKKTEEQPLVIADMPFLTYQCGEDKAVEYAGKIIQSTYAKAVKVEGAEPEIQKVISRLIRMGIPVMGHIGLTPQSYLNIGLKKQGESLASQEKIKKEASILEELGCFSIVLEHIPDLLAKEIQNSLTIPIIGIGAGNYCDGQVRVTADLLGLNDDQPPFCQPIIQGKKLFKDKLKEWVDSERLN; this comes from the coding sequence ATGTTACCTTCAGACCTAGTTAATTATAAAAAAACATCTCGCAAAATCATTGCACTAACTGCATGGGACTCCATATCAGGATCTATTGCAGAACAAGCAAATGTTGATCTCGTATTAGTAGGAGATTCATTAGCAATGGTTTGCTTAGGATACAAATCGACATTGCCATTAACTTTAGAAAACATAATTTATCATACTAATGCTGTTTCAAGAGGATTTAAGAAGAAAACTGAGGAACAACCTTTAGTCATTGCAGATATGCCTTTTCTGACTTACCAATGTGGAGAGGATAAAGCTGTTGAGTATGCAGGAAAAATCATTCAGAGCACTTATGCAAAAGCTGTAAAAGTAGAAGGAGCTGAACCAGAAATACAAAAGGTTATTTCTAGATTAATAAGGATGGGAATCCCTGTTATGGGTCATATAGGTCTTACACCACAAAGCTATCTAAATATTGGATTAAAAAAACAGGGAGAAAGCTTAGCAAGCCAAGAAAAAATCAAGAAAGAGGCTTCAATACTTGAAGAATTAGGATGTTTTTCAATAGTTCTTGAACATATACCTGATTTACTTGCTAAAGAAATACAAAATTCTTTAACAATTCCCATAATAGGTATCGGTGCGGGTAATTATTGCGATGGGCAAGTAAGAGTTACTGCAGATTTGTTAGGCCTAAATGATGATCAACCGCCATTTTGCCAGCCTATCATACAAGGAAAGAAATTATTTAAGGATAAATTAAAAGAATGGGTAGACTCTGAAAGACTTAATTAA
- the miaB gene encoding tRNA (N6-isopentenyl adenosine(37)-C2)-methylthiotransferase MiaB, translating to MLTKTKSDEKKTEKNSTTGSYWITTFGCQMNKADSERMAGTLEKMGYTRADNELNADLVLYNTCTIRDNAEQKVYSFLGRQAKRKHKTPSLKLVVAGCLAQQEGESLLRRVPELDLVMGPQHVNNLENLLGKVDLGNQVAATEETFISEDITSARRESSICGWVNIIYGCNERCSYCVVPSVRGKEQSRYPNAIKSEIQKLAEDNFKEITLLGQNIDAYGRDLPGTTKEGRKENTLTDLLYYIHDVEGIRRIRFATSHPRYFSKRLIQACYELDKVCEHFHIPFQSGNDEILKQMSRGYSIKKYKNIIENIRSLMPDASITADAIVAFPGETEQHYKDTLKLISEIGFDQVNTAAYSPRPNTPAAVWSNQLSEEVKKARLQEINDLVEKTAMSRNQRYINNIESVLIEGLNPKNSSQLMGRTRTNRLTFVEIPKNINFNFSLGDEIDVRINEARPFSLTGELYL from the coding sequence GTGCTAACAAAAACAAAATCAGACGAGAAAAAAACTGAAAAGAATTCAACTACTGGCAGTTATTGGATTACCACATTTGGATGCCAAATGAATAAGGCTGATTCTGAGAGAATGGCTGGGACATTAGAAAAAATGGGATACACCAGAGCAGATAATGAATTAAATGCCGATTTGGTCTTGTACAATACATGCACTATTAGAGATAATGCAGAACAAAAAGTTTATAGCTTTCTAGGAAGACAAGCGAAAAGAAAGCACAAAACACCTAGCTTAAAACTTGTTGTTGCAGGTTGTCTTGCTCAGCAAGAGGGAGAATCATTACTAAGAAGAGTCCCAGAACTTGATCTGGTTATGGGGCCTCAACACGTAAATAATCTTGAGAATCTTCTGGGGAAAGTTGATTTAGGAAATCAAGTTGCTGCTACAGAAGAAACCTTCATTTCTGAAGATATAACAAGTGCCAGAAGAGAAAGCTCTATTTGTGGCTGGGTTAATATCATCTATGGATGTAATGAAAGATGTTCATATTGTGTAGTCCCCTCTGTCAGAGGAAAAGAGCAATCAAGATATCCAAATGCTATAAAAAGCGAGATCCAAAAATTAGCTGAAGATAATTTTAAAGAAATTACTCTTTTGGGTCAGAACATTGATGCTTATGGTAGAGACCTTCCAGGAACAACAAAAGAGGGGAGAAAAGAGAATACCCTAACTGATCTTTTGTATTATATTCATGATGTTGAAGGAATTCGCAGAATAAGATTTGCTACTAGTCATCCAAGATATTTTTCAAAAAGGTTGATTCAGGCTTGTTATGAACTTGATAAAGTCTGTGAACATTTCCATATTCCCTTCCAAAGTGGAAATGATGAAATTTTAAAGCAAATGTCCAGAGGATATTCTATTAAAAAGTATAAAAATATTATCGAGAACATAAGGTCTTTAATGCCAGATGCATCAATCACAGCTGACGCGATAGTTGCTTTCCCAGGAGAAACCGAACAACATTATAAAGATACATTAAAGCTAATATCAGAAATTGGCTTTGATCAAGTGAATACAGCAGCATACTCTCCAAGACCAAACACACCTGCAGCAGTTTGGTCTAATCAACTTTCGGAAGAGGTTAAAAAAGCTAGATTGCAGGAAATTAATGATTTGGTCGAGAAAACTGCTATGAGTAGAAATCAAAGATATATCAATAACATCGAAAGCGTTCTAATTGAGGGTTTAAATCCAAAAAATTCCTCGCAACTTATGGGTAGAACTAGAACAAATAGATTAACTTTCGTTGAGATTCCCAAAAACATTAACTTTAATTTTTCATTGGGAGATGAGATAGATGTCAGAATAAATGAAGCGAGACCTTTTTCTTTAACAGGTGAACTTTATTTATGA
- a CDS encoding PIN/TRAM domain-containing protein, with the protein MTDILVLILFVLSGAASGWLGVDLLPVDMLKQVSNVEGFRIVLAIIGFFVGLAAGFVFIQLRKTFLDQIRTMPTDLLISRSVGLILGLLVANLLLAPILLIPFPREVFFAKPLAAILSNIFFGVLGYKLADTHGRTLLRLFNPNNTDAYLVNEGILPAASPKILDTSVIIDGRINGLLSCGLLEGQLIVAQSVIDELQTLADSSSNEKRSKGRRGLKLLKELRDSYGRRLVINPTKYEGNGVDEKLLKITEDMTGTLITADYNLSQIAEVKELKVMNLSDLVIALRPEVQPGESLNIKIVREGKEKMQGIGYLDDGTMVVIDEAKNFVGSRLDIVITGALQTPTGRMVFGKLINNPESNKSFKSPATQG; encoded by the coding sequence ATGACAGATATCTTAGTATTAATTTTATTTGTATTGTCTGGGGCTGCTTCAGGTTGGCTTGGTGTTGATTTATTGCCAGTAGACATGCTCAAACAGGTATCTAATGTAGAGGGTTTCAGAATTGTTTTAGCAATAATTGGTTTTTTTGTAGGATTAGCAGCTGGTTTTGTATTCATTCAACTAAGAAAGACTTTTCTTGATCAAATAAGAACAATGCCCACGGACTTACTAATAAGTAGGTCAGTTGGATTAATTTTAGGATTACTTGTTGCGAATCTCCTACTTGCTCCAATACTATTAATTCCCTTCCCTAGAGAGGTTTTTTTCGCAAAACCCTTAGCAGCTATATTAAGCAACATTTTCTTTGGTGTGCTTGGTTATAAGTTGGCAGATACCCATGGAAGGACATTATTGAGATTATTCAATCCAAATAACACTGATGCATATCTAGTCAATGAAGGGATCCTCCCTGCTGCAAGTCCAAAAATTCTTGATACCAGCGTAATTATTGATGGAAGAATCAATGGCCTATTAAGTTGCGGCTTATTGGAAGGGCAATTAATTGTTGCTCAAAGTGTAATTGATGAGTTACAAACTTTAGCTGACTCAAGCAGTAATGAAAAAAGGTCGAAAGGCAGAAGAGGCCTCAAGTTGTTAAAAGAATTAAGAGATTCATATGGGAGAAGACTTGTAATAAACCCAACAAAGTATGAAGGTAATGGTGTAGATGAAAAACTACTTAAAATTACTGAGGATATGACAGGAACTTTAATTACGGCTGATTATAATCTTTCTCAGATCGCTGAAGTTAAAGAATTAAAAGTTATGAATTTGAGTGATTTGGTTATTGCTTTAAGGCCAGAAGTACAACCAGGCGAGTCACTTAATATAAAAATTGTGAGAGAAGGCAAAGAAAAAATGCAAGGTATTGGATATTTAGATGACGGCACAATGGTTGTAATTGATGAGGCAAAGAATTTTGTGGGAAGCAGATTAGATATTGTCATCACAGGAGCATTACAAACTCCCACTGGAAGAATGGTCTTTGGAAAACTCATAAATAATCCTGAGTCAAACAAATCTTTTAAATCACCAGCGACACAGGGCTAA
- a CDS encoding cell division protein FtsQ/DivIB: protein MKNQKVIKNRSFFFLISFLFLTSFLSIRTLKKVDTQDIRISGSELFSQNDVVKNSSLNFPIRLIFVETNLLEKELKQNLSLKNVSVNRELFPFGLKVYINSRIPIAFGERILNDEKILGFIDKDGIFINKQHIDEKNLNNLTIQVFGWKEKFKKILSEIFIAKENYELEIVKITFSSDGFLTVEEKDLKTIFLGFNPNLINYQLQIINNLKNEFKKNSFSKKLDNIDLTNPDKPKIKVFKP from the coding sequence GTGAAAAACCAGAAAGTAATCAAAAATAGAAGCTTTTTTTTTCTAATTTCATTTTTATTTTTAACAAGCTTTTTAAGCATAAGAACTCTCAAAAAAGTTGATACTCAGGACATTAGGATTTCAGGTAGTGAATTATTTTCGCAGAATGATGTGGTAAAAAATTCATCTTTAAATTTTCCGATCCGATTAATTTTTGTTGAAACTAATTTGTTAGAAAAAGAGTTAAAACAAAATTTATCTCTCAAAAATGTTTCGGTAAATAGAGAATTATTTCCTTTTGGTTTGAAAGTATATATTAATTCAAGAATTCCAATAGCTTTCGGTGAAAGAATATTAAACGACGAGAAAATATTAGGCTTCATTGATAAAGATGGAATTTTTATAAATAAACAACACATTGATGAAAAAAATTTGAATAATTTAACCATACAAGTTTTTGGATGGAAAGAAAAATTTAAAAAAATATTATCTGAAATTTTTATCGCTAAAGAGAATTATGAATTAGAGATAGTTAAAATAACTTTTTCATCCGATGGGTTTCTAACTGTTGAGGAAAAAGATTTAAAAACAATATTCTTAGGATTTAATCCAAATTTAATCAATTATCAATTACAAATAATAAATAATCTTAAAAATGAATTTAAGAAAAATAGCTTTTCAAAAAAATTAGATAATATTGATCTTACTAATCCAGATAAACCAAAAATAAAAGTGTTCAAACCCTAA
- the hemW gene encoding radical SAM family heme chaperone HemW, translating into MNKFPRSAYVHIPFCHRRCFYCDFAVIPLGNKIETLKGYGSKTVQEYLQFLYKEILSIKHKSPLSTIYIGGGTPSILDPTQIKELIDLFKENYGIDYGAEITMEIDPASFTQDDLFGFINAGINRFSLGVQSFNNQILQKSGRRHLKEDAEKSCLWLKREYDAGLIKSWSLDLIQNLPLSGFKEWQDDLDKAITFSPPHLSIYDLNIENGTVFKKLVNLGKLKLPSDEEAFRNSESTNLILKNSGYSRYEISNYCLPRHQSRHNRVYWSGLGWWSFGQGSTSSPWGGKLTRPRVSKEYKEWVTKQYEYNLDSSLTNKEFVYKELDEKIMLGLRLKEGVDIKKVFKEQNWGNEKFQSNFSKLLEEWERFLESGLLVRKGNRFFLSEPNGMELSNQVLVSMFKWWDDIN; encoded by the coding sequence ATGAATAAGTTTCCAAGAAGTGCTTATGTGCACATCCCTTTTTGCCACAGAAGGTGTTTTTATTGTGATTTCGCAGTTATTCCACTAGGAAACAAAATTGAAACTTTAAAAGGTTATGGAAGCAAAACTGTTCAAGAGTATTTGCAATTTTTATATAAAGAAATATTGTCAATTAAGCATAAATCACCTCTATCGACAATTTATATAGGAGGTGGTACACCATCAATTTTAGATCCTACCCAAATCAAAGAATTAATTGATCTTTTTAAAGAAAATTATGGAATTGACTATGGTGCTGAAATCACTATGGAGATTGATCCAGCTAGTTTTACTCAAGATGATCTTTTTGGATTCATTAATGCTGGAATAAATAGATTTAGCCTCGGAGTACAAAGTTTTAATAATCAGATACTTCAAAAGTCGGGAAGGCGTCATTTGAAAGAAGATGCTGAAAAATCTTGTTTATGGTTGAAGAGAGAATATGATGCTGGTTTAATAAAAAGCTGGAGTTTAGATTTAATTCAAAACTTGCCACTTAGTGGATTTAAAGAATGGCAAGATGACTTAGATAAAGCAATAACATTCTCACCGCCGCATCTATCTATTTACGATTTAAATATTGAAAATGGCACTGTTTTTAAAAAGTTAGTTAATTTAGGCAAATTAAAACTCCCAAGTGATGAAGAAGCTTTTAGAAATAGTGAATCAACAAATTTAATTTTAAAAAACTCAGGGTATTCAAGATACGAAATCTCAAACTATTGCCTTCCGCGACATCAATCGAGACACAATAGAGTTTATTGGAGTGGTTTAGGCTGGTGGAGTTTTGGTCAAGGTTCCACTAGTTCACCTTGGGGGGGAAAGTTAACTAGACCAAGAGTTAGTAAAGAATACAAAGAATGGGTAACTAAACAATACGAATATAATTTAGATTCATCCCTAACTAATAAGGAGTTTGTCTATAAAGAGCTTGATGAGAAAATAATGTTGGGATTAAGACTCAAAGAGGGCGTAGATATCAAAAAGGTCTTTAAAGAACAAAACTGGGGAAACGAAAAATTTCAGAGCAACTTCAGTAAATTGCTTGAAGAATGGGAAAGGTTTCTTGAAAGTGGACTATTAGTGAGAAAGGGGAATAGATTCTTTTTAAGTGAGCCTAATGGAATGGAACTAAGCAATCAAGTTCTTGTTTCTATGTTTAAGTGGTGGGATGATATTAATTAA